The nucleotide sequence GGGCAGGGGCATTAAGATGAGATCTGTACTGATTCTCGACAGCCAGGCGTATCGCAGAAAACTGCTGGTTCGCTATCTTTGTGAGGCCGGCTATGACGTATGCGGGATCAGTGAAGCGCAATATTGCCATCAGAATGATTATTCCAAGTTTGATCTTGTGATTGTCAATTTTTATCCGGATGCCGCGGGGACGTGGGATTTTTACATGGGTTTGAAAAAGAAATATCCGGATTTGCCAGTGCTGGTCTATCTGCAAAAAAGCTTCCATGCTTTCCGGAGCCTGAAGCAGGCCATTGACTCGGTTGTCTCATATCCGGAAAAATCCTGCCGGCTGCGTCGACCTGTGCGGGCCATAAGACCACTTGCCGGCATTGATCATGGGAGCTGCTAACCAGGTATGGGGCACAAACACGCCGCAGAGACCTGCGGGAAGGAATCGTTATGAGTGTATTGAATCTGAATAAGATTTTTGCACCAAGATCCATTGCCGTTATCGGCGCAAGTGAAAAAAGCGGCAGCGTGGGCACCATGGTCACAAACAACCTGGTAAACGGCGGATACAAAGGCCGGCTATACCCTGTGAATCCCAAATATACCCATGTGTCCGGCCTGCCTGCCTTCAAGTCGGTGGGAGACCTGCCGGCTGCCCCGGATCTGGTCATGATTGCCACCCCCATTGAAACAGTTGCCGAAATTGTCCGGCAATGTATGGAAAAAAACGCAGGCGGGGCAATGGTGCTGTCTGCAGGCGGCCGGGAGACTGGAAAAAAAGGCGCTGCCATGGAAGAGGAAATCAAAAGCCAAATCCAGTCCAGCGGATTTCGGGTGCTGGGCCCCAACTGTCTGGGAATCATTTCCACCCGGCATTGCATGAATGCCACTTTTGCCAACCGTATGGCACAAAGGGGCAAAATGGCCTTTATTTCCCAAAGCGGGGCCATTTGCACCGCCATTCTGGATTTTGCCGAAAAGTCCCGGATCGGATTTAGTTATTTTGTCAGCCTCGGGTCCATGCTGGATGTGGACTTCGGCGATGTAATCGATTATCTGGGCAATGATCCGCAGGTGGGCAGCATTGTCATGTATGTGGAAAATCTTGCCCGGATTCGCAATTTCATGAGCGCGGCCCGCTCCGTATCCCGGGTCAAGCCCATTATTGCCCTCAAAGCCGGCCGCACCCGGGCCGGGGCTGCGGCAGCGGCCTCTCACACCGGGGCCCTGGCAGGTGAAGATGCCGTATATGACGCTGCCTTTAAAAGGGCGGGTATTGTCCGGGTCAAGACCTTTGCGGAGTTGTTTGATTGTGCCGAGTTTATCGGAAAGCAGCCCAAACCCGCCGGCCACGGCCTGGCCATCCTGACCAATGCCGGGGGGGCGGGTGTGATGGCTGCTGATGCCCTGTGGGATTATGGATTTTTCCCGGTGACGCTGGCGCCTGAAACCATCCGGCAGCTGGATGCGATCCTTCCGCCCCACTGGAGCCGGGCCAATCCCGTGGATATCCTGGGCGATGCCACAGCAGAACGATACGCGAGGGCGGCCGAAATTCTTGCAGGCGCCAGGGAGGTCAACGGACTGCTGATCATGCTGGCGCCTCAGGCCATTGCCGAGCCCACCCGGGTGGCCGAGGTGCTGGCCGAACAGTTAAAGAAACAATCCTATCCGGTTTTTACCGCCTGGCTCGGGGGCAGTGATGTGGAAGGCGGGCGGGCTGTCTTTCACAAGTCCGGCATTCCGACCTTTGACTCTCCGGAGCGGGCGGTGCGGGCTTTTATGGATCTTTACCGTTATTCCCGCAATATTGAAATGCTTCAGCAGATTCCGGAAAAACTGCCGCACCGGCTCGACTTTGACCGGCAGAAGGCAAAGGCTTTGATTGACACGGCGCTGGCACGGGAGACCGGTCATATGCCGGAAATCGAGGCCAAGGATCTGCTGGCGGCCTATGGCATCCCGGTCAACCCGACCATGTTTGCCGGCACTGCGGAGCAGGCGGCAAACATGGCTGAAAAAACCGGGTTTCCGGTGGTTTTGAAGGTGGCTTCCAGTCGGATCGTTCATAAAAGTGACGTAGGCGGAGTGGCGCTGAACCTCTGCGATGCCACAGCGGTAAGCGAGGCTTTCGGACAGATGGCCCGGCGTGTTGACGAGCGCTGTCCCGGAGGGTTTGATGGTGTCAGCGTGCAGAAAATGCTGCCGCAGGGAAGTTATGAGATCATTGCGGGTGCCAGAAAAGACCGTGAATTTGGACCTGTAGTGCTGTTCGGGACAGGGGGGGTATTAACGGAGGTGTTCAAAGACCGTTCCATCGCATTGCCCCCCCTGAACCGACTTCTGGCCCGCAGAATGATGGAAGAAACCCGAATTTACAAGGTTTTGCAGGGATATCGCAATCTTGATGCCCTGGATCTGGTTCAGTTCGAGGCCCTGCTTATCCGGCTTTCCCAGCTGATGACGGATTTTGCGGAAATTTCCGAAATCGACATCAATCCCCTGATGGTTCATGACGGCCGGATCATCGCCGTTGATGCCAGGGTGATCGTCAGTCCCGCTGAGGTCAAAGCGCCCCTGCATCTGGTGATCAGCCCCTATCCCAATGAGTATGAAGAGCAACTGGATCTGGAAGACGTCGGCGTGTTGACAGTCCGGCCCATCCGGCCCGAAGATGCCCCGCTTCTGGAGGAGATGTTTAACGAACTTTCTCCCATGAGTATTTATTACCGGTTTTTTAGCCCCATCAAGCGCCTGCCGCACTATATGCTGGCCCGGTTTACCCAGATCGATTATGATCGGCAGATTGCCATGGTGGCAATATCCACAGCCGGAGGAATAGAAAAAATGCTTGGTGTCAGCCGGGTAATCGGGGAGCCGGATGGAAAAACAGCTGAATTTGCGGTTCTTGTGGCTGACCAGTGGCATGGAAAGGGTATTGGTGCAATTTTGTTAAAACGCTGCCTGGATATTGCCCGGAGCCGGGGCACGGATAAGATCTGGGGTCTGATTCTGCCGGACAATACCAAGATGCTGGCCCTGGCCCGGAAGCTTGGCTTTGATATCCGGAAAGACAATACCGGAGAGTATGAAGCAACCCTGCGTTTTCAAAATTCCGGAGGAGAACCGGACAAACCATCTTATGCGGGTTCTGCCCGTTAAAAAAAGGAGGCCGCCAATGACCCACCACTATAACAAATATATTCCCGGAACCTACGGGAAACGTATTCCCGGGGGCGCAGCCAAGGCAGAGGAGGTGATTTTGGAATGGGAGCGCAGGCGGCTTAAGGCCATCAAGAAAAAAGACGCTGAAGCCCGGGTGACCAACTGCATTGCGTTTTCCCGGAAAATCGGCTTGGGCGCCCTTGAAATTGCGGATCTAATGTCATCGCGGCTCGGCGGGATGCGCGTTGTGGACCGCGGGATTCTGGAAAAGATCGCAGAGAACAAGCATCTCGGAGAAAAAACCATTGATTCCTTTGATGAACGTTATCCCGGGGCCATGAGTGATTTCGCCGCTCTTCTGTTCGGGGAGAAATCCTTTACCATGGGCGATTACATGCGCTACTTGACCGGCGCTGTGTTTGCCATGGCCGACGCAGGTCCCACGATTTTTGTGGGCCGGGCGGTTCATTTGATCCTGCCCCGCCAACGGGTTCTGGCTGTGCGCTTTATCGCTTCCCGGGATTTCCGGGTCCGGCGGATTGCAGAAATTCTGGAAGTGACAGAGGATGCAGCAGCAAAGGAACTCGACCGGGTGGATCGGGAGCAGAAGGAATTTTTCCGGAAAAATTTCAATAAAAAAGACGCCGCTGCTTATGAATTTGATATGGTGATCAATCGCGACTATCTGGAAAGCGCCGATGCTGCCGCAGAAGTCGTGGCAACGGCTTACCGTCAAAAATTTGATTACCATCACCGGCGGACTTATTCTTGAAAATGATGGCCCCGGATTCGGTTGACCCGGAAATGCCGGGGCTTTTTCAATGCCGGTAAAAAATAACATCAAGCAGGAGTCGGGTTATGGATAAGACCAATAAAGGCCGAAGGAGAGTGACGTTTCGTCTGGCGGCTCCGGATGCTGCAGAGGTAAGCCTGGGCGGAAGTTTTAACAACTGGAACAACAGAAAACATCTTATGAAGAAAAAACCCGGAGGATTCTGGGAAAAAATCGTGATGCTGCCGCCCGGCCGATATGAATACAAGTTTATGATTGATGGAAAATGGTGCCTGGACCCGGCAAACAGGCAGAGCTGTGATAATTCCTTTGGTACCCGCAATTCCGTAATCGAAGTCAGTGCCCCGCCCATATCCCTGCGAGCCCGGAAGAAGTAGGAACAATTCCAAAAATATTGCGGACAGGCCATCTCCTTTGATTTCAAATCGTTTATCAGTGTTGTCATGCCTCTCCGGAGACCTGCTGCAAAAATGGCCGGAAAGGCCGTGCGGTTTGATGATCGTTGGTGTTTGGCGCGCCCAATAGTTGCTTTTATGTTCATAAGCGATGGTTTTTTACACCTTGTAAAGGAAACCTGCACCCTTCCTTTTTTCTTCAGTATTGGATTCTTCTGCAAAATCTTTGTTTCATGGGTTTTGGGGGAAAAAATCAATAGACAGACCGTTTTTTCCCAAAAATCACATCTTCCGGCATGTCTTTTGCTTTTCTGTGATTTCAGGACCCGGCTTTGTGCTGCTGCAGTCTGTCTGTTCTGCGGCCCAATATGCGGACCTGTACGGGATTGCAGCAAAAACAGAATCTGTTGAATGTACCGGGATGGCAAAAGCGTTTTTACGGTTTTGTTTGCCGGGTGAATATCTGCTGACTGCTCCCATAACATTGCAGGGGAACGTATTTTGACAAACAAAGAATCACCGAAAGAAAACAGCCAGAACGCAAAGGCCTATTACAGGAACCTGACCCGGAACATGATCGCCACCATGGTCACGGTGTCTTTTGCACCCATGATCGTGGTGATTGTCTTTCTTTTGTATCAATTTCATCTTTCCTATTTCGAAAAAACCTATGCCCATCTCCAGGAGCTGGTGCAGAAGCACAAGCAGAATATTGACACGTTTTTGGATGAAAAACTGGCCAATATTCAGTTTCTGGTCCAGAGCAGCAGCCTTGAACGGCTGACGGACCGTTCCATCCTTCAGGCCAAGCTCCGGTATCTGCAGGAGCAATACGGGGATGTGTTTGTGGATTTGGGTGTGGTGGATGAAACCGGAAAACAGCTGGCCTATGCCGGGCCATACGAGCTTCAGGATGTGGGTTATTTTGAGGCCAGCTGGTTTAAGGCGGCCATTGCCAAAGATTTTTATATCAGCGACGTGTTCATGGGCTTTCGCGGAACTCCGCACTTCATTATTACAGTGCGCTGGCAGCGGCAGGATAAGACCTATATTCTGCGGACCACCATTGACTTCCAGTATTTTAACACGCTGGTGGAAAATCTGCGCGTGGGCCGGACCGGGTATGCATTTATCCTCAACAGCGAGGGCCGGTTTCAGACAAGGCCGGTTTTTGAAAAAGCTTTGTGGGAAAAGACCTATGATTATTTTATCCGGCGCATGGATGCCAGCGACCGGCTGGTCGAAGTTATTGAACTGCCGGACGAGTCCGGAACGACCCATATATATGCCATTGCCGGCTTAAAGAACGGCGATTGGCTGATGATTTTCAAACAGGAAAAGTTTGATGCCTTCTCTGATATTTACCGGATGTTTCAATTTGCCGGCATCATATTTCTGGTAGGCGCCGCCGGTATTGGACTCATGGCATTTTTACTGACGAAACGAATGGTTAGAAGAATTATGAGCGCCGATAAAGAAAAGGCCAGGCTCAATCAACAGATGATTGAGACCGGAAAGCTGGCATCGGTGGGAGAACTGGCAGCCGGAATTGCCCATGAAATCAACAATCCTGTGGCCATCATGGTGGAGGAGGCCGGCTGGATTGAAGACTTGCTGCAGGAAGAAGAGTTTGCCCAAAGCGAAAACCTGGAAGAATTCCGGCGGGCATTGCGGCAGATTGCCACCCAGGGCCGGCGCTGCAAGGAAATCACCCATAAACTGCTCAGCTTTGCCCGCAAAACCGATGCAACAGTAAAGGATGTGCAGATCAATGATCTGATCACGGAGATTGTTGATCTTTCGGCCCAGATGGCCAGGTACAACAAAGTCATCATTGCCACCGAGCTGCAGCCGGGTCTGCCCTATGTTTGTCTGGCGCCTTCAGAGATGCAGCAGGTAATGCTCAACCTGATCAACAATGCCATCGACGCCATGGACAAAACCGGCGGCACCATCAATATCAGCACCAAGATCAGCAAGCTGGAAGAAAATCATATTGTCATCACAGTAGAAGACGACGGTCCGGGAATTCCGGAAGCCAACCTGAACCGGATTTTTGATCCGTTTTTCACCACCAAGGCCGTGGGCAAGGGCACGGGACTCGGATTGTCTATTTGCTACGGAATTATCGAGAAGATGGGCGGCAAGATTGATGTCACCAGTACTGTCAACCAGGGCACCCGGTTCCGGATATGGATTCCAATCCAGGCAGCCGGAAAAGATTCATCTGAAAAAAAATGAACAAGGAGAGAAACACATGGCAAATCCATTTGTGATGCTGGTCGATGATGAGTCCGATTTTATCGAAACCATGTCCAAGCGTCTGCAGAAGCGCGGTTTCAAAGTCCTCACAGCCACCGAAGGCAAGGGAGCCCTTGAACTGGTGGGCAAGAACCGGAATCTGGAGGTGATGATCCTGGATGTGAAAATGCCGGGTATGGACGGCATTGAAGTCCTCAGGGAAATGAAAAAGAGTTATCCCCTGATCGAAGTGATCATGCTTACCGGGCATGCCACCATCGAGTCGGCCATTGACGGGATGAAAATCGGTGCTTTTGATTATCTGATGAAACCCTGCAATAT is from Desulfosalsimonas propionicica and encodes:
- a CDS encoding response regulator; the encoded protein is MANPFVMLVDDESDFIETMSKRLQKRGFKVLTATEGKGALELVGKNRNLEVMILDVKMPGMDGIEVLREMKKSYPLIEVIMLTGHATIESAIDGMKIGAFDYLMKPCNIEQLSQKVQEAVEKRRAQEEKIEKARMEKVVSTRGI
- a CDS encoding AAA family ATPase, producing the protein MTHHYNKYIPGTYGKRIPGGAAKAEEVILEWERRRLKAIKKKDAEARVTNCIAFSRKIGLGALEIADLMSSRLGGMRVVDRGILEKIAENKHLGEKTIDSFDERYPGAMSDFAALLFGEKSFTMGDYMRYLTGAVFAMADAGPTIFVGRAVHLILPRQRVLAVRFIASRDFRVRRIAEILEVTEDAAAKELDRVDREQKEFFRKNFNKKDAAAYEFDMVINRDYLESADAAAEVVATAYRQKFDYHHRRTYS
- a CDS encoding glycogen-binding domain-containing protein, with protein sequence MDKTNKGRRRVTFRLAAPDAAEVSLGGSFNNWNNRKHLMKKKPGGFWEKIVMLPPGRYEYKFMIDGKWCLDPANRQSCDNSFGTRNSVIEVSAPPISLRARKK
- a CDS encoding sensor histidine kinase, yielding MTNKESPKENSQNAKAYYRNLTRNMIATMVTVSFAPMIVVIVFLLYQFHLSYFEKTYAHLQELVQKHKQNIDTFLDEKLANIQFLVQSSSLERLTDRSILQAKLRYLQEQYGDVFVDLGVVDETGKQLAYAGPYELQDVGYFEASWFKAAIAKDFYISDVFMGFRGTPHFIITVRWQRQDKTYILRTTIDFQYFNTLVENLRVGRTGYAFILNSEGRFQTRPVFEKALWEKTYDYFIRRMDASDRLVEVIELPDESGTTHIYAIAGLKNGDWLMIFKQEKFDAFSDIYRMFQFAGIIFLVGAAGIGLMAFLLTKRMVRRIMSADKEKARLNQQMIETGKLASVGELAAGIAHEINNPVAIMVEEAGWIEDLLQEEEFAQSENLEEFRRALRQIATQGRRCKEITHKLLSFARKTDATVKDVQINDLITEIVDLSAQMARYNKVIIATELQPGLPYVCLAPSEMQQVMLNLINNAIDAMDKTGGTINISTKISKLEENHIVITVEDDGPGIPEANLNRIFDPFFTTKAVGKGTGLGLSICYGIIEKMGGKIDVTSTVNQGTRFRIWIPIQAAGKDSSEKK
- a CDS encoding bifunctional acetate--CoA ligase family protein/GNAT family N-acetyltransferase; the protein is MSVLNLNKIFAPRSIAVIGASEKSGSVGTMVTNNLVNGGYKGRLYPVNPKYTHVSGLPAFKSVGDLPAAPDLVMIATPIETVAEIVRQCMEKNAGGAMVLSAGGRETGKKGAAMEEEIKSQIQSSGFRVLGPNCLGIISTRHCMNATFANRMAQRGKMAFISQSGAICTAILDFAEKSRIGFSYFVSLGSMLDVDFGDVIDYLGNDPQVGSIVMYVENLARIRNFMSAARSVSRVKPIIALKAGRTRAGAAAAASHTGALAGEDAVYDAAFKRAGIVRVKTFAELFDCAEFIGKQPKPAGHGLAILTNAGGAGVMAADALWDYGFFPVTLAPETIRQLDAILPPHWSRANPVDILGDATAERYARAAEILAGAREVNGLLIMLAPQAIAEPTRVAEVLAEQLKKQSYPVFTAWLGGSDVEGGRAVFHKSGIPTFDSPERAVRAFMDLYRYSRNIEMLQQIPEKLPHRLDFDRQKAKALIDTALARETGHMPEIEAKDLLAAYGIPVNPTMFAGTAEQAANMAEKTGFPVVLKVASSRIVHKSDVGGVALNLCDATAVSEAFGQMARRVDERCPGGFDGVSVQKMLPQGSYEIIAGARKDREFGPVVLFGTGGVLTEVFKDRSIALPPLNRLLARRMMEETRIYKVLQGYRNLDALDLVQFEALLIRLSQLMTDFAEISEIDINPLMVHDGRIIAVDARVIVSPAEVKAPLHLVISPYPNEYEEQLDLEDVGVLTVRPIRPEDAPLLEEMFNELSPMSIYYRFFSPIKRLPHYMLARFTQIDYDRQIAMVAISTAGGIEKMLGVSRVIGEPDGKTAEFAVLVADQWHGKGIGAILLKRCLDIARSRGTDKIWGLILPDNTKMLALARKLGFDIRKDNTGEYEATLRFQNSGGEPDKPSYAGSAR